A genomic window from Candidatus Goldiibacteriota bacterium includes:
- the rplP gene encoding 50S ribosomal protein L16, with protein sequence MLMPSRVKYRKQMRGRMSGVATSGNKVSFGEYGLKALEPAWVTARQIESARVAINRQLKKGGKLWVRIFPDKPITKKPAETRMGKGKGAPEAWVVVVKPGRVLFELDGVTEEVARYAFKKAGAKLPIFTKFAARHEL encoded by the coding sequence ATGCTGATGCCATCAAGGGTTAAATACAGGAAACAGATGAGAGGAAGAATGTCAGGAGTCGCCACAAGCGGAAACAAAGTAAGTTTTGGCGAATATGGATTAAAAGCGCTGGAACCCGCATGGGTTACCGCAAGGCAGATAGAATCCGCGCGTGTTGCAATTAACAGGCAGCTTAAAAAAGGCGGAAAACTTTGGGTAAGGATATTTCCTGATAAGCCGATAACAAAGAAACCGGCGGAAACAAGGATGGGTAAGGGAAAGGGCGCACCGGAGGCGTGGGTTGTGGTTGTTAAACCCGGAAGAGTGCTTTTTGAACTTGACGGCGTGACTGAAGAAGTGGCAAGGTATGCTTTTAAGAAAGCGGGAGCAAAGCTTCCTATATTCACAAAATTCGCAGCAAGGCACGAGCTGTAA
- the rpmC gene encoding 50S ribosomal protein L29: MKPQEFRDMTSDEIERKLTEFKEQLFKLKIKLSTKQIEKTSQIKTIKQDIARALTVLKQKKSGKEAVNVGKK, from the coding sequence ATGAAGCCGCAGGAATTCAGGGACATGACGTCCGATGAAATTGAAAGAAAGCTGACAGAGTTTAAAGAGCAGCTGTTTAAACTTAAAATTAAACTGTCTACAAAGCAGATAGAGAAAACTTCGCAGATTAAGACTATAAAGCAGGATATCGCAAGGGCACTTACTGTACTTAAACAGAAGAAGAGCGGCAAGGAGGCTGTAA
- the rpsS gene encoding 30S ribosomal protein S19, giving the protein MSRSLKKGPYIDEKLLDKVLAANEAKDKKVIKTWARRSVISPEMIGVTFAVHNGKKFVPVYVTENMVGHRLGEFSPTRTFKGHGDMKKESAAKK; this is encoded by the coding sequence ATGAGCAGGTCCCTCAAGAAAGGCCCTTACATTGACGAAAAGTTACTTGATAAGGTATTAGCGGCCAATGAGGCCAAAGATAAGAAAGTTATTAAGACATGGGCAAGAAGAAGCGTGATTTCACCCGAAATGATAGGCGTTACGTTTGCGGTACATAACGGGAAGAAATTTGTACCTGTATATGTAACTGAAAATATGGTAGGACACAGGCTTGGAGAGTTTTCGCCGACAAGGACATTTAAAGGCCACGGCGATATGAAAAAAGAATCAGCAGCCAAGAAATAA
- the rplV gene encoding 50S ribosomal protein L22, with the protein MEAKAIGRYLRISPIKLRLVAKQIKKKSVSDALTTLQFMNKAGAPHVLKVLKSAIANATKNHGADAEKLYVMESVVNDGPIIKWAKRFHARAMGRAAGIHKKAAHLTIVVTDKKIKKER; encoded by the coding sequence ATGGAAGCTAAAGCAATAGGAAGGTATTTAAGAATATCGCCGATTAAGTTAAGGCTTGTGGCGAAACAGATAAAGAAAAAAAGCGTAAGCGATGCTTTGACAACGCTGCAGTTTATGAACAAAGCGGGTGCGCCTCATGTGCTTAAGGTTTTAAAATCGGCGATTGCTAATGCCACTAAGAACCACGGCGCGGACGCGGAAAAACTTTATGTAATGGAATCTGTTGTAAATGACGGGCCTATCATTAAATGGGCAAAAAGATTTCACGCAAGAGCAATGGGAAGGGCTGCGGGTATTCATAAAAAAGCGGCTCACCTTACAATAGTGGTAACAGATAAAAAAATAAAGAAGGAGAGATAA
- the rpsC gene encoding 30S ribosomal protein S3 translates to MGHKINPEGIRIGIIRTWKSKWLSKKNFKELLLEDFKIRKYIKNKLYSAGISKIEIERAGQKAIVKIYTAKPGMIIGRKGTEVEVLKKELEKLTGKQMLIDPVEVKRPELDAQLVSENVAQQLEKRVAFRRAMKKAMQTTMASDAGAQGIKICTSGRLGGAEIARTEWYTEGRVPLQTLRADIDYGYAIAKTTYGTIGVKVWIFKGEILPGENKE, encoded by the coding sequence ATGGGTCATAAGATAAATCCGGAAGGCATCAGAATTGGAATAATAAGGACTTGGAAGTCAAAGTGGCTCTCCAAAAAGAATTTCAAAGAATTGCTCCTTGAAGATTTTAAAATAAGAAAGTATATAAAGAATAAACTTTACAGCGCCGGTATATCCAAAATAGAAATAGAAAGGGCCGGGCAGAAGGCTATTGTAAAAATATACACGGCAAAACCGGGAATGATAATCGGAAGAAAAGGCACTGAAGTTGAAGTGTTAAAAAAGGAACTTGAAAAACTTACAGGAAAGCAGATGCTGATTGATCCGGTTGAAGTAAAAAGGCCGGAACTTGACGCTCAGTTGGTCTCTGAAAATGTTGCTCAGCAGCTGGAAAAACGAGTTGCTTTCAGAAGGGCAATGAAAAAAGCCATGCAGACAACAATGGCGTCCGACGCGGGCGCGCAGGGAATTAAGATATGCACTTCCGGAAGGCTTGGAGGCGCGGAAATAGCAAGGACTGAATGGTATACAGAAGGCCGCGTTCCGCTTCAGACTTTAAGGGCTGACATTGATTATGGTTATGCCATAGCAAAGACGACCTACGGAACGATAGGTGTTAAGGTTTGGATATTCAAGGGCGAAATACTTCCCGGTGAAAACAAAGAATAA